A segment of the Peptoclostridium acidaminophilum DSM 3953 genome:
CTGAGGTCAGCAAAATCGTAAGAATGCTCTATTCATCAAGCATAGGCGGTTCTTTTTTCTCTTTCAGTTTTTTAAGCTGTTCCTTGCCAATTTCAGCAATGCTCTTTTCGGGAGTTGGTAGATCCTCTGGCATTGTACCATTGTTTTTTATGATTGCTTCACGGACAGTTTGTCCGACTTGGTAATGGATGCCGCTTGCTGGTTCCAGACCTTGAGGTTGTTCACGTCGGAGCTTTGCCTCGGTCTGTGTAATGCGGAACAGATTTGCACCTAGTTCTTCACTGCCCATATGGTCAAGAATTTTATCGCTTTTTTTGAGATTTTTCCGTCTGTGAATATCTGCTGCGGTTAATCCGCCATATAATCCCATGTAGCCTGCATTTTGAAACTGAGCGTATTCTAATTGGTCAGTGATACCAGCTTTATGTGCTGCTTCTACTAACATTGCATTCCAACTTGTGACCTCGCCACGGATAACAAGGCGTTTATTATCCTCATCAAGCTCATTGAATCTATCGGCTATTTCTTGTCGGCGGGTCTGGATCGCAAAGTAGGTTTGACCAAGGGCGATAGGCTCTTTGCGTGGATCACCATTCTGAACAATCAAATAACAGGCATAGCGTGAAAGCTCAAAATCATTTATCGGTTTTGAGGTTGCGCCTGCCTCTACGATTTTGCTGACCTCGACAAAATGGTCTGCACATTCAAAACCGCTGTTTTGACAGGACAACATCGCCTTATCGATGACCTTTGTGAAGTTTCGCCATTGGGTGTAATCAAGGACACTGGCAAGTTCACGGGCATACCAAAACACAACGCCGTTTTCATCAGCGTGCTTTATATCTTCAAATTGCTTATATTCTGCTGCTATAAGTGTTGCCATTTTTCTCACCACCTTTCGTTCATTGTATCATTTTTTACCATATTGTGAAATGAAAAGTGAGTCTTTTGAATAGCGACAGGGGGATAGATTGTCCCCCAGTTGCCCATCACCTAAGTTTTTTCTGTTTCATTCGGCTTTGTCGTCATTATGCGATATAGCTCAGTATCTTTCGGGAACTTATCGGCAAAGGGTAGAATCACATTTCCATAGAAGAGAAGCCCTTCGCCCTCACCGGAATGGGTCACATAGGAAAGCTGGTGAGGAGAGATATTGAGCTGCTTTGCTAAGATTTGACGGTCGCCTGATGCCTGATTGAGCATATACACAAAGTCAGAGTTCTCAAAGATGTTCTCCACCTCACGAGAGGAAAGAAGGTCTTTGACATTTTGTGTGATTCCTGTGGGAATGCCGCCCCATTTTCTAAAGCGTTTCCAGATTTCCACTGAATAGGCGGCAGTCTGTTCTTCTTTTAAAAGAAGGTGAAACTCATCCATATAGTAACGGGTGGAGCGTTTTTCTGAACGATTGACGGTCACTCTGTTCCAAACCTGATCCTGCACCACGAGCATCCCCAGCTTTTTTAGTTGTTTACCAAGCTCTTTAATATCAAAGCAGACAAGTCGATTATTAATATCCACATTGGTACGGTGGTTGAATACATTGAGGGAGCCTGTAACATAGATTTCAAGAGCAGCCATGATATGCTGTGCTTCTTTTTCGTCCTGTTCCTTGAGGGCATTGTACAAGTCTTCAAGAATTGGCATCTTCTCTGGGACAGGGTTAGACAGATAATCAGCGTAGATAAGACGGACACAGCGGTCGATGATACTTTTCTCTACAGGCATAAGGCCTTCTTTTCCACCCACAATCAACTCGCACAGGGAGAGGATGAAGTCGGATTTCAAGGAAAGCGGACTATCATCCTCGCTGTAATTCAAGTTGATATCCATCGGATTGACAAAGTCGGTGCTTGTGGGCGAAATTTTTACAACTTGGCCATTGAGACGATTAACGAGGGGATAATACTCTGCCTCCGGATCGCAAATGATAATGTCATCTGTAGTAATGAGAAATATGTTGGTAATCTCACGTTTTGCAGAAAAGCTTTTTCCGCTGCCAGGAGTTCCTAAAATCAAACCGTTCGGATTTTTGAGCTTTTTGCGATCTACCATGATGAGGTTATTGGAAAGGGCATTCAGGCCATAATAAAGCGACTCCCCGCTGGATTGGAAAAGCTCCTGTGTTGTAAAGGGAACGAATATCGCAGTTGCTGAGGTGGTTAAGCTCCGCTGAATCACCGTTTGATTATAACCAAGTGGGAGAGAGGACATAAGGCCCTGCTCTTGTTGATAATCAAGTCTGACCAGTGTGCAGTTGTGTTTCTGTGCGATGCCTGATGCCTGAAATACTGTGTTTTCAAGGTGCTGTTTTGTATCTGCGGTATTTAGTATTAGAAAGGTAACAAGAAACATTCTTTCATTTCGGCTTTGTAAATCCGCTAGGAGTTTTTTTGCCTCACCTCCGTAAGTGGCAAGATCTGAGGGGATAATATCCATGTCGTATCCACTGCGGACAGCTTTTTTCTGTTCTTCAATCTTCATCTTATCCAAATCGGTGATCTTACGTTTGATTGTTTTAATTGCTTTGGTCTGATCGACTGATTGAATGTGCATGGTCACAAGGAGATTGCTTTCAATGTCGAGAAAGTCTGCTAAAATGCGGTCATTCAGTTCAGGCGCAAGGATCTGTAGAAAGGATACGGCACCAAATTTGCCACCGGTCTTAAATACTCTGCCTTCCCGAAACTCGAAAGATGAGGGTGCAATGAAATCCTTTACCGATAGTCCAGATGGGACAAGCCACTTCCAGTCAAAGTGAAACGGCTCGTTGCCATCCATTCGCAGGATGTTGTGAAAGAGCTTGAGTCTTTCCTTGCCGTCAAGGGAGTCTACCTTTGCGCCAAGACGCTTAAAGCCGTTCCATAGATCATTCTCTATTCGCTCAAGCCTTGGTTTTGCAATTTTAATGTTTTCAGCTTCTATGCCAAAGGTAAGATACTTGGTTTTCATCAAACCGTTATTCCCCTTAGATAGCTGATTAAAAAGCATTTCTGTGTACTCGCTTCGGATGCTGTCAAAGTCATCCTGCTGTGGATTGATCGAGATACTACTTTCATAGTCGTTTGCGTTTGCGGTCATATTGAGGAATGAAAGCTGAAAGTAAATGGAACTATCAAAGTAATTGAGAAAATCGCACCAGCTCTCAAAAATAGCGGTTTTATCCTCGTTTTGAGCAAGTTGATAGTTGATATCGTGAAAGCGAATAGTCTTGGTGTAGAGATTATCCGTAACACGACAGATGCCATCAGGGTACATTTTTTGAAAGGGGATTGTATCTTGTGCGCTTTTCTCTTTTTTATTATTCTTGTTTTTTGCCATTAAAATGGCAGCGTTAATTTTCTGTCGTTCTGCCTTTGTTAGCTTTGGACGAGATTGATTTTCTGCCTTCGACAATGTGCTTTACCTCCTTGTCCAATTGATCCTGCTGTATGAGTAGGGCATAGAAATTGTTAGTTTTGTAAGGGCGCTGTTTGGGCTTCAAAAAACGCACCTCAATATAGTGTTTTAGGATGACTTCCAATGGCTGCCCATGCTTCTCGTATATGGCTAACATGAAAAGAGGGAGCATAGTGAAAATCATCATAAGCGTTGAGCTACTTGTACCTGTGCTATCCTTTGTGAGGAAAAACACGGGCAATCCTACTGCAAGTGCAGCAGAAAAACAAATGAGCTGCCGCTTAGTTAGATTGAATACGACTTTTGTTTTTACGGTACTTAAATCTTTGGGTACAGATACATAAGCCATGAAAACTCCTTTCTGCTCTTAATGAGCATTAAACAGGCTTTTTGCCATTGAGCTTGTTTTAAACAGGGAAAAGCACAGCAGTACAGTATAGCCAACACAGGTCCATACGGCCTTGATAATATCTTCATCGATGGCAATGGACTGGACGAGCACGGCATATATGCCTACGCAAACCATGATTAGAAAAGCCTGAAATCCAAGAGCGAACATGGCTCTTAAATAGTTTTGACCCATGCCGCCCCATTCTCGATTAACCATTGTGGCAAAAGGGATTGCGCCCATGGAGGTCATCAAATAGATTTCGATCATTCGTCCATAGATGATGACGAAGATGCAAATAGATAGAGCGTGCATCGTAATGCCTATTAGTGTGCTTTGCAACCACAGTCCCAACAGAGGGCCAAGATCCATTTCCTTGAGCCTTTCCTCCATACTGGCGATAACAGTGGTGATGTCGATGTTGGTGTCTGAAATGATTACACCTGCGGCATTTGATACAACATGCTGAGACATATCAAAAATTCCCATGATGATATTAAAGGTATTTGTGATGATTAGCACAGCCACAAAGGTTTTAAAAATCCATTTGAAAAACATAAAAGTTTCAATATCGTGAAGGTTATTCTTTTCAATGACCATTTGTATCAGCTCGTAGCACATCACAAAGGTCAGAATAATACCGGCAATGGGGATGATCACGTTATCGGAAAGGCTTTGGATCATGGAAAAGACACCACCGTTCCACGCCGATGGTGTCTTGCCCACTTCGCCTGCAATCTCGCCAACTTTGCTGTTGACGGTATCGAACATCCCCGACAAATTCGATGTAATGCCGCTAATAAGCAGCTCCTTTAACCATTCGGTAATGCTGTCGATGATGCTTTGCATATAGTATTACCAACTAACTGAACAAGCCAGAGAGTAGGGGAACAAGTGTCATTCCGATAAGTGCTACGCCACCACCTGCCATGAGCTGTTTCATCCCTTGTGATTTTGCACCGGGATTATCGTTTCCGTAACCTTCGAGCAAGTTGATAACTCCCCAAATTCCAAGACCTGCACCAAGTGCAATAACCAGTGTCTGCAATACTTCTACTGCTTCATTAAAAAACGCCATAATTCGTATCCTCCTAATTTCTTATCATAGTTTTTAAATAAAAATAACCGCTCATTAGGCGGTTCCGTTTTCGTCTGTGAGGTCGATTTCATACACATCATAGACCTCATCAGGCTTTGGTTTTAGCTTTGTAGATAGGTATTTTTCAATATCAAAAGTGTTTCTTTTATCAAAATCGGATAGGTATTTATACTGGGGATGCTTGGTTATATCGTATTTTTCCGAGAGAAACGGGCGAACACCTCGTAGCTGTAAAATGCACTTGCCGCCATCCATTACAGCAAGCTCATCCATGCTCATTAGCTCC
Coding sequences within it:
- a CDS encoding VirB6/TrbL-like conjugal transfer protein, CD1112 family, with translation MQSIIDSITEWLKELLISGITSNLSGMFDTVNSKVGEIAGEVGKTPSAWNGGVFSMIQSLSDNVIIPIAGIILTFVMCYELIQMVIEKNNLHDIETFMFFKWIFKTFVAVLIITNTFNIIMGIFDMSQHVVSNAAGVIISDTNIDITTVIASMEERLKEMDLGPLLGLWLQSTLIGITMHALSICIFVIIYGRMIEIYLMTSMGAIPFATMVNREWGGMGQNYLRAMFALGFQAFLIMVCVGIYAVLVQSIAIDEDIIKAVWTCVGYTVLLCFSLFKTSSMAKSLFNAH
- the dinD gene encoding DNA damage-inducible protein D is translated as MATLIAAEYKQFEDIKHADENGVVFWYARELASVLDYTQWRNFTKVIDKAMLSCQNSGFECADHFVEVSKIVEAGATSKPINDFELSRYACYLIVQNGDPRKEPIALGQTYFAIQTRRQEIADRFNELDEDNKRLVIRGEVTSWNAMLVEAAHKAGITDQLEYAQFQNAGYMGLYGGLTAADIHRRKNLKKSDKILDHMGSEELGANLFRITQTEAKLRREQPQGLEPASGIHYQVGQTVREAIIKNNGTMPEDLPTPEKSIAEIGKEQLKKLKEKKEPPMLDE
- a CDS encoding PrgI family protein; the encoded protein is MAYVSVPKDLSTVKTKVVFNLTKRQLICFSAALAVGLPVFFLTKDSTGTSSSTLMMIFTMLPLFMLAIYEKHGQPLEVILKHYIEVRFLKPKQRPYKTNNFYALLIQQDQLDKEVKHIVEGRKSISSKANKGRTTEN
- a CDS encoding VirB4-like conjugal transfer ATPase, CD1110 family, encoding MSKAENQSRPKLTKAERQKINAAILMAKNKNNKKEKSAQDTIPFQKMYPDGICRVTDNLYTKTIRFHDINYQLAQNEDKTAIFESWCDFLNYFDSSIYFQLSFLNMTANANDYESSISINPQQDDFDSIRSEYTEMLFNQLSKGNNGLMKTKYLTFGIEAENIKIAKPRLERIENDLWNGFKRLGAKVDSLDGKERLKLFHNILRMDGNEPFHFDWKWLVPSGLSVKDFIAPSSFEFREGRVFKTGGKFGAVSFLQILAPELNDRILADFLDIESNLLVTMHIQSVDQTKAIKTIKRKITDLDKMKIEEQKKAVRSGYDMDIIPSDLATYGGEAKKLLADLQSRNERMFLVTFLILNTADTKQHLENTVFQASGIAQKHNCTLVRLDYQQEQGLMSSLPLGYNQTVIQRSLTTSATAIFVPFTTQELFQSSGESLYYGLNALSNNLIMVDRKKLKNPNGLILGTPGSGKSFSAKREITNIFLITTDDIIICDPEAEYYPLVNRLNGQVVKISPTSTDFVNPMDINLNYSEDDSPLSLKSDFILSLCELIVGGKEGLMPVEKSIIDRCVRLIYADYLSNPVPEKMPILEDLYNALKEQDEKEAQHIMAALEIYVTGSLNVFNHRTNVDINNRLVCFDIKELGKQLKKLGMLVVQDQVWNRVTVNRSEKRSTRYYMDEFHLLLKEEQTAAYSVEIWKRFRKWGGIPTGITQNVKDLLSSREVENIFENSDFVYMLNQASGDRQILAKQLNISPHQLSYVTHSGEGEGLLFYGNVILPFADKFPKDTELYRIMTTKPNETEKT
- a CDS encoding Maff2 family mobile element protein, giving the protein MAFFNEAVEVLQTLVIALGAGLGIWGVINLLEGYGNDNPGAKSQGMKQLMAGGGVALIGMTLVPLLSGLFS